In Colletotrichum higginsianum IMI 349063 chromosome 1, whole genome shotgun sequence, one genomic interval encodes:
- a CDS encoding WD repeat domain-containing protein, whose protein sequence is MPTRKQKEEPEEAMSAFERMRQENIARNQSLLKDLAQVSNKMMPAKPKPAPKPRSAPVKKEAVEAPAGPVRRSARVAGLDADNETLKRKYEVELEDQAAKEKAKKKRVGGTLSLGDIAVEGKKFNKGIDGLGALVPRGAQPGVPTFTDEDVENTSDKDLKDLRKKMGKLELYDKWIPNDIKICPQRIYASTFHPTEEKAVIFAGDKEGALGVFDASQDGPPESNDDDEEEAEWKEPEIGAYKIHARTITTIIVSPFDNQKVYTSSYDSTVRVLDLAKDMCVPVWEPADKEEDVPLSAIDIPLTDQNLIYFSTLDGAVGRVDIRDPKGTETWSLSDNKIGGFSLNPREPHLLATASLDRTVKIWDLRKITGKGEMRFPAMLYEHNSRLSVSHASWSPGGHIATSSYDDTIKIYNWSDHETWDSEGMEPANIVKHNNQTGRWVTILKPQWQKRPQDGIQKFTIGNMNRFVDVYAANGEQLAQLGGDGISAVPAVAQFHPTMDWVAGGTASGKLCLWM, encoded by the exons ATGCCGACCAGGAAGCAGAAGGAGGagcccgaggaggccatgaGCGCCTTCGAGCGCATGCGGCAGGAGAACATTGCACGTAACCAGAGCCTCCTTAAGGACCTGGCCCAGGTGTCGAATAAGATGATGCCTGCCAAACCCAAGCCTGCTCCGAAGCCCCGATCCGCGCCGGTCAAGAAAGAGGCTGTTGAAGCTCCCGCCGGCCCCGTCCGTCGCAGTGCCCGAGTCGCGGGGCTTGACGCCGACAATGAGACGCTCAAACGCAAGTACGAGGTCGAGCTGGAGGATCAAgccgccaaggagaaggcgaagaagaagcgtgTTGGTGGCACTCTGAGCTTGGGCGACATTGCCGTCGAAGGGAAAAAGTTCAACAAGGGCATCGATGGCCTGGGTGCGCTGGTGCCTCGCGGCGCCCAACCCGGAGTCCCGACCTTCACTGACGAGGATGTTGAAAACACATCAGACAAGGATCTCAAGGATCTTCGGAAGAAGATGGGGAAGCTCGAGCTGTACGACAAGTGGATTCCCAACG ACATCAAGATATGCCCTCAACGGATATACGCGTCGACATTCCATCCTACCGAGGAGAAGGCAGTCATCTTTGCCGGCGATAAGGAAGGCGCCCTGGGTGTATTTGATGCTTCACAGGACGGGCCGCCGGAGAGtaacgacgacgacgaggaagaggctgAATGGAAGGAACCCGAGATTGGCGCTTACAAGATCCATGCGCGGACCATTACGACCATCATCGTTTCTCCCTTTGACAACCAAAAGGTCTATACGTCGTCCTACGACTCCACAGTCCGTGTCCTTGATCTTGCCAAGGACATGTGTGTCCCGGTCTGGGAACCCGcggacaaggaggaggatgttCCTCTGTCGGCCATCGACATCCCTTTGACTGACCAGAACCTCATCTACTTCTCGACCCTGGACGGAGCCGTAGGTCGAGTGGACATTCGAGACCCCAAGGGTACGGAAACATGGTCGCTGTCGGATAACAAGATTGGCGGCTTTTCTCTGAACCCTCGGGAGCCGCACCTGCTGGCCACGGCCTCTTTGGACCGCACCGTCAAGATTTGGGACCTGCGTAAGATTACTGGCAAGGGCGAAATGCGCTTCCCTGCGATGCTTTACGAGCACAACTCTCgcctctccgtctcccaCGCCTCTTGGAGCCCCGGCGGGCACATTGCGACATCGTCGTACGACGACACCATAAAGATATACAACTGGTCTGACCACGAGACCTGGGACTCGGAGGGCATGGAGCCCGCCAATATCGTCAAGCATAACAACCAGACGGGTCGGTGGGTGACCATCCTGAAGCCCCAGTGGCAAAAGCGTCCCCAAGACGGCATTCAAAAGTTCACTATCGGCAACATGAATCGTTTCGTCGACGTGTACGCTGCCAACGGGGAGCAGCTCGCTCAGCTCGGGGGCGACGGCATCTCGGCCGTCCCAGCCGTTGCTCAGTTCCATCCTACGATGGACTGGGTCGCCGGTGGCACAGCTAGCGGGAAGCTCTGTCTCTGGATGTGA